TGCTTTTTATAGGTATAAGCTGACAGCTTCTGATGTACAGAATAATAACGATAACCGAGTGAGTTATACCCGCTTTAGGGAGCAAGATATTAATCAATTGGTAGATAATAATAATCAAGGCTGGCGTTCCATATTCGGACGCGCCCAGACGGATGCTTTTTTTAACCATGAATGGATATGGGTCTTGCCATTTGATAAAAGCTTTCAACCTCAAAACCCTTTTGTTGAATTGTTCTCTAATCAAGGAGGGAAGTATCAGGTTACGGCGTCTCAATCGGCTATAGATCGTTGGAATAGTCAGACCCAGATGAATGGATTCCCTTATGATCAACGTGGTAGATTTACAGTTCGTGCAGTGAGTGGTCAACCGGTTATCATGAAATATATATACCGTTATCAGGATCCAACTACTTTGGGGCTGCCAATTAATCCATTAGAGAAAGGAGGGTATTGGTATCTATATAGGGCCGCAACACTTTTCTTACGTTATGCGGAAGCGGCTAATCGAGACAATCAAGATAAGGTAGCCTACGCATTTTTAAATGACGGTATTAAAAATACATTTGATACTAATCCAGCCAATAGCGATCAGACAAATAAACAAGCAACATTTCTTCCCTTTCCGTATAATTTTGATGCACGGATGGGAACAATTCCTTATTTCAGAGATCCATGGCATAATTCATCTGGAGTAAGGACAAGAGGTTATCTTAAACCCAACACAATTGATTCGGCTCGTTTTTTTGACATGAGTGTTCCGGGGAATCCGAAAAAAGCAGTAACAGATAGACAAGGTTTGATTCTTCATATGGAAAATAAGATAATAAATGAAGCTGCTTTGGAATTGGCTTATGAAGGAAATCGTTGGCCAGATCTTGTTCGGATTGCGCGCCGTAGAAATGATCCAGCTTATCTGGCTGACAAGATCTACGATAAATTATCTAAAGATGGCAATCCAGATGCGGCGATGGTTCGTGGTAAATTAATGGATCCGAATAATTGGTATTTGCCATTTAAGTGGAAATAGAATAAGCAAGTGAATTTTGCGGAGTAAGCCGAAAATCCTGAAAAGAGTAGGCAATAATCATTCTTAGTCTAATAAAAAATGAAAAGAATTACTTTTTCAATCGCCTTGCTTTTTGCTGTTATGGCAGCGAAGGCGCAAACCGTTGTTTGGTATCCAATGAACCCTTTTGTATCTTCAGGGACTTATACACAAACCATCACGAGTAATAGCTATACTTTTGATAGTGATTTCCTTTATCTTGATTTTAGATTAGACGCAGATGGTCATACAATGCATTATATAACTACAGCTAAGAATATCCCTTATAATCCTGGCGATATGATGGGAGAGTTTCAATCAAGTATTCTTGTGGATAGATGGCCAGGTAACTCTTTGGTGGATAAACGGGCGATATGGAATGAGCCGTCTTATTATGATTCAGAATGGGAAAGAGAGAGTTATCCAAGCAGTTCAACCTATACCTATTCAGGTTCTACTGATATTGGTTCAGAAGATGCTCTTATGTTTGTTCAAGGGATACTGATTTGGAGTGAGTCTGGTTATTTTCAATCTGCAGGCCTTGGATTGCAAGTTACGATTATTCCTTAAAATGTATTTTTTCCTTTCAAGGAGTAGGTCGAAAATCCTGAAAAGAGTAGGCACAAATTATCCATAATCTAAGAAAATGAAAAGAATTGTTTCTTCTATTGTTTTACTTCTCCTTGTTGTTGCTGTTAAAGCGCAAACTGTTACCTGGGAATCGCCGACTGCATGGGTATCTTCCGGAAGTTATACGACAACGATCAATAATACCTCTTATACTTATAATAGTGATTTTCTTTATGCTAATTTTTGGTTGGATGTCGATGGACGTACCTTGCATTACAACGTGACAGTGAAAAATATTCCATCTAATCCTGGAAATATGATAGGTGAGTTTCAGGCTACTATAGCAAACGACGGAAGTCCTATGAATCTGTTCGCAAATAAACAAGTTTTGTGGAATGCTCCATTAGATTATAGCAACGACCCTAGTTGGGAACGTGAGAGTTACCCAATATCATCGGAGTATTCATATGCTGGCTCTTGCGATCTTGGTAGTACATCTGATCTCCAAATCAGTGCTGGCATCTTATTCTGGAATCAGGATGATTATTCTCAAGGTTCTGAGTTTAACGTATTTCCAAGAATTAATCCATAATACAATTGTTAAAATTTAGTGTAATCCGTTTCACTGCTAAATGACCCTATTAATTATATCTATAAAGCGTTCTTGTTTATTACTAGTAGGCATTTTTGTCATGAACTATGCTGTTTTTGCACAACAGAAAGTAGCAATACCTGCAACTGTTCATATAGATTTTCAGCAAAAAATAGGAAAGATGTATCCCGCATGGGCATGGTTTGGGTATGATGAACCCAATTATACCTATATGAAAGACGGTAAAAAATTGCTTACAGAAATTGCTGCATTAAGCGCTGGCCCCGTTTATGTTCGTACACATAGTTTAATGGTAACCAATGATGGACCTCCATCGGCTTTAAAGTGGGGTTCTACTAATATGTATACTGAAGATGAGAAAGGCAATCCTGTTTACAGCTGGACTTTAGTGGATAGTATTTTTGATACCTATATTAAACGTGGGATGAAACCTTTGGCACAGATTGGTTTTATGCCGGAAGCCTTATCTGTAAAGCCACAGCCATATCGACATCATTGGAAGCCCGGTGATCCGTATAATGAAATATTTAAAGGTTGGACATATCCGCCTAAAGATTATAACAAATGGAGCAAACTGGTATATGAATGGGTAAAACATTCTGTAGCACGTTATGGAAAAAAAGAGGTAGAGAGCTGGTACTGGGAACTATGGAACGAACCCGATAGTCCGTATTGGGGTGGTACTTTGGAGGAATACTTAAAGTTATACGATTATACAGTCGACGGGGCTAGAAAGGCCCTGTCGACTATAAAAATAGGTGGACCGCATGTTACTGGTCCGGCGGGGAACAGGGGTGCTAAGTTTTTAAAAGCATTCATTGAACACTGTATTTCAGGTAAAAACTATGCAACAGGTGTAACTGGTACCCCGCTTGATTTTATTGCCTTTCATGCAAAGGGAAGCCCCAAAATAATTGATGGACACGTCCGAATGGATATGGGCAAACAACTACGTGATATATATAGCGGTTTTAAGATCGTGGCCGGCTATCCTGAAATTAAAAACCTTCCTATCATTATCGGAGAGTCAGATCCAGAAGGTTGTGCCGCTTGCGGTATGGCAACCAATCCTGAAAATGCTTATCGTAATGGTACTATGTACTCCAGTTATACAGCAGCCTCCTTTGCACGTAAATATGCTATTGCAGATTCCATAGGTGTCAATTTTGTAGGTGCGGTATCCTGGTCCTTTGAGTTTGAAAATCAACCATGGTTTTACGGATTCAGGGACTTGGCTACAAATGGTGTGGATAAACCAGTTTTGAATGTATTCAGGATGTTTGGAATGATGACGGGAGCACGTGTAAAAATACAGACTGATCTGATGTATCCACTCA
This is a stretch of genomic DNA from Candidatus Pedobacter colombiensis. It encodes these proteins:
- a CDS encoding RagB/SusD family nutrient uptake outer membrane protein; its protein translation is MMMKIYSKLTCGVLLVASLTSISCKKILDVEPKDKLDVIQTYRNVYDADAAVIGIYGKFMNLAKQYVVLNELRADLMDVTANSDQYLKQVTTSNVTEDNPYADPRPFYEVILNCNDALKNFDVMLRDNKMTVAEYNTRYSDIGAIRSFVYLQLGIHFGRIPYVTDPISNINDLKDESKFPKLTFDQLLDKLITFTDALPYKEMYPTGTSLITTVDTYATEKFFINKNCLLGDLHLWKNDYRTAAEYYKRVLSLYDADGNINIAFYRYKLTASDVQNNNDNRVSYTRFREQDINQLVDNNNQGWRSIFGRAQTDAFFNHEWIWVLPFDKSFQPQNPFVELFSNQGGKYQVTASQSAIDRWNSQTQMNGFPYDQRGRFTVRAVSGQPVIMKYIYRYQDPTTLGLPINPLEKGGYWYLYRAATLFLRYAEAANRDNQDKVAYAFLNDGIKNTFDTNPANSDQTNKQATFLPFPYNFDARMGTIPYFRDPWHNSSGVRTRGYLKPNTIDSARFFDMSVPGNPKKAVTDRQGLILHMENKIINEAALELAYEGNRWPDLVRIARRRNDPAYLADKIYDKLSKDGNPDAAMVRGKLMDPNNWYLPFKWK
- a CDS encoding beta-xylosidase, with translation MNYAVFAQQKVAIPATVHIDFQQKIGKMYPAWAWFGYDEPNYTYMKDGKKLLTEIAALSAGPVYVRTHSLMVTNDGPPSALKWGSTNMYTEDEKGNPVYSWTLVDSIFDTYIKRGMKPLAQIGFMPEALSVKPQPYRHHWKPGDPYNEIFKGWTYPPKDYNKWSKLVYEWVKHSVARYGKKEVESWYWELWNEPDSPYWGGTLEEYLKLYDYTVDGARKALSTIKIGGPHVTGPAGNRGAKFLKAFIEHCISGKNYATGVTGTPLDFIAFHAKGSPKIIDGHVRMDMGKQLRDIYSGFKIVAGYPEIKNLPIIIGESDPEGCAACGMATNPENAYRNGTMYSSYTAASFARKYAIADSIGVNFVGAVSWSFEFENQPWFYGFRDLATNGVDKPVLNVFRMFGMMTGARVKIQTDLMYPLNKVLTTSIRDTQSDIGSLATIDNKTAAIMIWNYHDDDTLGAPTEITINLKGIQKKEVKLTQFLIDNQHSNAYEVWKKMGSPQNPSGAQISELEKSGQLQIFGKPDRLILVNGKAIVKATLPTQGVALLKLDW